A portion of the Candidatus Deferrimicrobiaceae bacterium genome contains these proteins:
- a CDS encoding glycine cleavage system protein H: protein MEMVLILVLATIAAFLLIELAYRMWSRRVKEKAGGAVPAVRAALVPVALPEFRLPGGLFYHSGHTWAHLSPSGEAQIGLDDFAQGIMGRIDRIELPRPGTLLRQGEKAFTVVQGSKKIDFVSPVDGIVSAAHDGVNADTGRISKDPYHSSWLLAAMPTNLTHNIKKLKIAGDAAAWLERELMVFLEFITLHRATPAEVGITMQDGGHCIEGVMEKIDGELLQLLVRKFFR from the coding sequence ATGGAAATGGTGCTCATTCTCGTACTCGCAACGATCGCCGCATTCCTCCTCATCGAACTCGCGTATCGGATGTGGAGCAGAAGGGTGAAAGAGAAGGCGGGCGGAGCCGTACCGGCGGTGAGGGCCGCCCTCGTGCCGGTTGCGCTCCCCGAGTTCCGTCTTCCCGGGGGGCTTTTCTACCATAGCGGGCACACCTGGGCCCACCTTTCGCCGTCGGGAGAGGCGCAGATCGGCCTCGACGATTTCGCGCAGGGAATCATGGGGAGAATCGACCGGATCGAGCTCCCCCGGCCCGGCACGCTGCTCCGGCAGGGCGAAAAGGCCTTCACCGTGGTCCAGGGGAGCAAGAAGATCGACTTCGTCTCCCCCGTCGACGGGATCGTCAGCGCCGCGCACGACGGCGTGAACGCGGACACCGGGAGGATCAGCAAAGACCCGTATCATTCGTCCTGGCTTCTCGCCGCGATGCCGACCAATCTCACGCACAACATCAAAAAGCTCAAGATCGCGGGGGACGCCGCGGCCTGGCTCGAAAGGGAACTGATGGTCTTCCTCGAGTTCATCACGCTCCACCGGGCGACCCCGGCGGAAGTGGGAATCACGATGCAGGACGGAGGCCACTGCATCGAGGGAGTCATGGAAAAGATCGACGGGGAGCTCCTGCAGCTCCTGGTCCGGAAGTTCTTCCGGTAG
- a CDS encoding 4Fe-4S dicluster domain-containing protein, with translation MSVNRRDFLKLAGVTGCSLLAGAPRRSEAAMASTEFYGMLVDTTKCIGCRSCEEACNEQNGLPKPEVPFSSDSVFEQKRDTSPGAFTVLNRYPNAKNPGSPVFVRRQCLHCCQPACASACLTKAMEKTLEGPVIYHKDRCMGCRYCMIACPHNIPKFEYESAFPYIRKCIFCYDRLKAGGRPACVDACPENASLFGTRRDLLEIARTRIYENPDKYVHHIYGEHEVGGSGTMYLSAVPFEKLGLRTDLGTTPYPEHTSGFLYGVPLVFVLWPSLLIGLNYLAENGNKGKNHEEEE, from the coding sequence ATGAGCGTCAACCGACGGGATTTCCTGAAACTTGCCGGCGTGACGGGCTGCAGCCTGCTTGCGGGCGCTCCCCGACGTTCGGAGGCGGCCATGGCCAGCACCGAGTTCTACGGAATGCTGGTCGACACGACGAAATGCATCGGCTGCCGCAGCTGTGAGGAGGCGTGCAACGAGCAGAACGGGTTGCCTAAACCGGAGGTCCCCTTCTCGAGCGACAGCGTCTTCGAGCAGAAGAGGGACACCTCCCCCGGCGCGTTCACGGTGCTCAACCGCTATCCGAACGCGAAAAACCCGGGCAGCCCGGTCTTCGTGCGGAGGCAGTGCCTGCACTGCTGCCAGCCCGCCTGCGCCTCGGCATGCCTGACCAAAGCGATGGAAAAAACCTTGGAAGGGCCGGTCATCTACCACAAGGACCGGTGCATGGGGTGCCGGTACTGCATGATCGCGTGCCCCCACAACATACCGAAGTTCGAGTACGAAAGCGCCTTCCCGTACATCCGGAAGTGCATCTTCTGCTACGACCGGCTGAAAGCCGGCGGGCGTCCCGCCTGCGTGGATGCCTGCCCCGAGAACGCCTCCCTCTTCGGGACGAGGAGGGATCTGCTCGAGATCGCCCGGACCCGGATCTACGAGAACCCCGACAAGTACGTCCACCACATCTACGGGGAGCACGAGGTCGGTGGCAGCGGGACCATGTACCTCTCCGCCGTCCCGTTCGAGAAGCTCGGGTTAAGGACCGACCTGGGGACGACGCCCTACCCGGAGCACACGTCGGGATTCCTGTACGGCGTCCCCCTTGTCTTCGTTTTGTGGCCGTCCCTCCTCATCGGCCTGAACTATCTCGCCGAAAACGGGAACAAGGGGAAAAACCATGAAGAGGAAGAATAA